A genomic window from Camelina sativa cultivar DH55 chromosome 2, Cs, whole genome shotgun sequence includes:
- the LOC104737294 gene encoding histone H2B.11-like, producing the protein MAPKAEKKPAEKKPVSEKPVEEKSKAEKSPAEKKPKAGKKLPKEAGAGGDKKKKMKKKSVETYKIYIFKVLKQVHPDIGISSKAMGIMNSFINDIFEKLAQESSKLARYNKKPTITSREIQTAVRLVLPGELAKHAVSEGTKAVTKFTSS; encoded by the coding sequence ATGGCGCCGAAAGCAGAGAAGAAACCCGCTGAGAAGAAACCAGTCTCCGAGAAACCGGTGGAGGAGAAATCGAAAGCCGAGAAATCTCCGGcggagaagaaaccaaaggCCGGGAAAAAGCTGCCGAAGGAAGCTGGTGCTGGAGgcgacaagaagaaaaagatgaagaagaagagtgtggaGACTTACAAGATCTACATCTTCAAGGTGCTCAAGCAGGTTCATCCAGATATCGGAATCTCAAGCAAAGCGATGGGGATCATGAACAGTTTCATCAACGATATCTTTGAGAAGCTAGCTCAAGAGTCGTCGAAGCTTGCGAGGTATAACAAGAAGCCTACTATTACTTCTCGGGAGATTCAGACTGCTGTGAGATTGGTGCTTCCTGGAGAGTTGGCTAAGCATGCTGTTTCTGAGGGAACTAAGGCGGTTACCAAATTCACCAGCTCTTGA
- the LOC104737312 gene encoding THO complex subunit 4A, with protein sequence MSTGLDMSLDDMIAKNRKSRGGAGPARGSGSGSGSGPGPTRRNNPNRKSNRSAPYQSAKAPESTWGHDMFSDRSEDFPSRSSRSSAGIETGTKLYISNLDYGVMNEDIKELFAEVGELKRYTVHFDRSGRSKGSAEVVYSRRGDALAAVKKYNDVQLDGKPMKIEILGTNLQSAAAPSGRPANGNSNGAPWRGGQGRGGQQRGGGRGGGGGRGRRPGKGPAEKISAEDLDADLDKYHSGDMETN encoded by the exons ATGTCGACTGGATTAGATATGTCTCTCGACGACATGATCGCCAAGAACCGTAAGTCTCGTGGTGGAGCCGGCCCCGCCCGTGGATCTGGATCTGGTTCCGGATCCGGACCGGGTCCAACTCGTCGCAACAACCCTAATCGGAAATCAAACCGATCTGCTCCATACCAATCAGCCAAG GCGCCGGAGTCCACCTGGGGTCACGACATGTTCTCCGATAGATCTGAAGATTTCCCTTCCCGGTCAAGCCGTTCTTCCGCCGGAATCGAAACTGGAACCAAGCTTTACATCTCCAATTTGGATTACGGTGTCATGAACGAAGATATCAAG GAATTATTTGCTGAAGTTGGGGAACTTAAACGCTACACAGTCCATTTTGATAGGAGTGGAAGATCTAAG GGAAGTGCTGAAGTAGTGTATTCTCGGCGTGGTGATGCACTCGCAGCTGTGAAGAAGTATAACGATGTTCAACTGGATGGAAAACCCATGAAGATAGAGATTTTGGGAACCAATCTTCAATCCGCTGCAGCACCTTCTGGTAGACCTGCAAATGGAAACTCCAATGGTGCTCCATGGAG AGGAGGACAAGGGAGAGGTGGTCAACAACGTGGCGGTGGgcgaggtggtggtggtggccgtGGTAGGCGACCTGGTAAGGGCCCTGCAGAGAAGATATCTGCTGAAGATCTTGATGCAGATCTCGACAAGTATCATTCTGGAGATATGGAGACAAACTAA
- the LOC104737285 gene encoding putative pentatricopeptide repeat-containing protein At5g59900 has translation MLVLIFYSGTSLMKLPCLIRSRTSSHFRHRCRNVSSLFDSAQENCKIPEDLQFVDAVKRIVRGKRSWEVALSNELVSSRLKPGHVEEILIGTIDDPKLGLRFFNFLGLHRGFDHSTASFCILIHALVQANLFWPASSLLQTLLLRALKPSEVFDALFSCYGKCKLSSSSSFDLLIQHYVRSRRALDGVLVFKMMTKVSLLPEVRTLSALLHGLVKFRHFGLAMELFNDMINVGVRPDVYVYTGVIRSLCELKDLTRAKEMIAHMEATGCDVNVVPYNVLIDGLCKKQKVWEAVGIKNDLARKELKPDVVTYCTLVCGLCKVQEFEVGLEMMDEMLRLRFVPSEAAVSSLVEGLRKRGKIKEALNLVKRVGESGVSPNLFVYNALIDSLCKGREFNEAELRFGKMRTIGLCPNDVTYSILIDMFSRRGKLDTAFSYLGKMIDTGLKPTVYPYNSLINGHCKFGDISAAESFMAEMSNRKLEPTVVTYTSLMGGYCTKGKIHKALRLYHEMTGKGIAPSIYTFTTLISGLFRAGLIFDAVKLFNEMAEWNVKPNRVTYNVMIEGYCQKGDMAKAFELQNEMIEKGIVPDTYTYRPLIHGLCFAGRASEAKEFVDSLHKGNCELNEICYTALLHGFCREGRLKEALSICQEMVQRRVDLDIVCYGVLIDGSLKQKDRKMFLGLLKEMHDRGLKPDDVIYTSMIDAKSKTGDFKEAFGLWDLMITEGCVRNEVTYTAVINGLCKAGFVNEAEMLCSKMLPGNLVPNQVTYGCFLDILTKGEGDMQKAVELHNAILKGLLANTATYNMLIRGFCRQGRMEEALELITRMIGDGVSPDCITYTTMVNELCRRNNVKKAIELWNSMREKGIRPDRVAYNTLIHGCCLAGETGKATELRNEMLRQGLKPNTKSSRPTISNDSSSKS, from the coding sequence ATGCTGGTTCTGATTTTTTACAGTGGAACCTCTTTGATGAAGCTCCCTTGCTTGATTCGATCAAGAACAAGCTCTCATTTTCGCCATAGATGCAGAAACGTAAGCTCTTTGTTCGATTCCGCTCAAGAAAACTGTAAAATCCCTGAAGATTTACAATTCGTCGATGCTGTTAAACGAATCGTGCGGGGGAAACGGAGCTGGGAGGTCGCATTGAGCAATGAGCTCGTCTCGAGTAGATTGAAGCCTGGTCATGTTGAAGAGATTCTGATCGGAACCATTGATGATCCCAAATTGGGTTTGAGGTTTTTCAATTTCCTCGGTTTGCACCGAGGATTCGACCACTCCACGGCGTCGTTTTGTATCTTGATCCATGCTCTGGTTCAAGCTAATCTCTTCTGGCCTGCTTCGTCTCTGTTGCAGACGCTTCTTCTTCGTGCCCTGAAGCCAAGTGAGGTTTTTGATGCGCTTTTTAGTTGTTATGGGAAATGTAAGCTTAGTTCAAGCTCgagttttgatttgttgattcaGCATTATGTACGAAGTAGGAGAGCTTTAGATGGggttttagtgtttaagatGATGACGAAAGTTAGTTTACTGCCTGAAGTGAGGACTTTGAGTGCTCTGTTACATGGATTGGTTAAGTTTAGGCATTTTGGTTTGGCGATGGAGTTGTTTAACGATATGATCAATGTAGGGGTTCGTCCTGATGTATATGTTTACACAGGAGTGATACGTAGCTTGTGTGAGTTAAAAGATCTCACTCGAGCTAAAGAAATGATTGCTCATATGGAGGCAACAGGGTGTGATGTGAATGTAGTTCCATATAATGTGTTGATAGATGGGCTTTGTAAGAAGCAGAAGGTTTGGGAGGCTGTTGGGATAAAGAATGATTTAGCTAGAAAAGAGCTGAAACCAGATGTTGTGACGTATTGTACATTGGTCTGTGGGTTATGTAAAGTGCAAGAATTTGAGGTcggattggagatgatggaTGAGATGTTGCGTTTGAGGTTCGTTCCTAGTGAAGCTGCGGTTTCAAGTTTGGTGGAGGGATTAAGGAAGAGGGGAAAGATTAAAGAGGCGCTTAACTTGGTTAAAAGAGTAGGAGAATCTGGTGTGTCACCTAATCTATTTGTGTATAACGCATTGATTGACTCATTGTGCAAAGGTAGAGAGTTCAATGAAGCTGAGTTGCGATTTGGTAAGATGAGGACAATTGGCTTGTGTCCGAATGATGTGACCTATTCGATTTTGATAGATATGTTTTCCAGAAGAGGGAAACTGGACACGGCATTTAGCTACCTGGGGAAAATGATTGATACTGGTTTGAAACCAACTGTGTATCCATACAATTCTTTGATCAACGGGCACTGCAAGTTCGGCGACATTAGTGCAGCGGAGAGTTTCATGGCAGAGATGAGTAATAGAAAGTTGGAGCCTACAGTGGTAACATACACATCATTGATGGGTGGATATTGCACCAAAGGGAAAATACACAAGGCTCTTAGGCTCTATCATGAGATGACAGGGAAGGGTATTGCACCGAGTATTTATACATTCACCACGCTTATATCAGGTCTTTTCCGTGCTGGGTTGATttttgatgcagtaaagctatTTAACGAGATGGCAGAATGGAACGTTAAGCCAAACAGAGTGACTTATAATGTCATGATTGAAGGTTATTGCCAGAAAGGGGACATGGCAAAAGCCTTTGAGTTGCAGAATGAGATGATCGAGAAAGGTATTGTGCCTGATACATACACTTATAGACCGTTGATACACGGGCTATGTTTCGCAGGTCGAGCTTCTGAAGCCAAAGAGTTTGTGGATAGCCTTCACAAGGGAAACTGTGAGCTGAATGAGATATGCTACACTGCACTCTTACACGGGTTTTGTAGAGAAGGGAGATTGAAGGAGGCGTTAAGCATTTGCCAGGAGATGGTACAAAGAAGGGTGGATTTGGACATTGTGTGCTATGGTGTTCTTATAGATGGAAGTTTAAAGCAGAAAGATCGAAAGATGTTTCTTGGACTTTTAAAGGAGATGCATGATAGAGGACTCAAGCCTGATGATGTGATCTATACAAGTATGATTGATGCAAAAAGCAAAACCGGAGATTTCAAGGAAGCATTTGGTTTATGGGATTTGATGATAACGGAAGGTTGTGTACGTAATGAAGTCACTTACACTGCTGTTATCAACGGATTATGCAAAGCCGGGTTCGTAAATGAAGCCGAGATGCTTTGTTCGAAAATGCTGCCTGGAAATTTGGTTCCTAACCAAGTAACATACGGTTGTTTTCTCGACATTCTCACCAAAGGAGAAGGGGACATGCAGAAAGCTGTGGAACTCCACAATGCAATATTGAAAGGGCTTTTAGCTAACACCGCTACCTACAATATGTTGATCCGCGGGTTTTGCAGACAAGGGAGGATGGAAGAAGCTCTTGAGCTCATAACAAGGATGATAGGTGATGGAGTTTCCCCTGATTGTATAACCTACACAACAATGGTCAATGAGCTTTGTAGGAGGAACAATGTGAAGAAAGCAATTGAGTTATGGAACTCGATGAGGGAAAAAGGCATAAGGCCAGATAGAGTAGCATATAACACCTTAATACACGGTTGTTGTTTGGCAGGAGAAACGGGGAAGGCGACCGAGTTGAGGAATGAGATGTTGAGACAAGGCTTGAAACCTAACACCAAATCCAGTAGGCCAACTATTTCGAACGACTCTAGTTCAAAATCCTAA
- the LOC104737275 gene encoding actin-depolymerizing factor 4, with translation MANAASGMAVHDDCKLRFLELKAKRTHRFIVYKIEEKQKQVIVEKVGEPILTYEDFAASLPAEECRYAIYDFDFVTAENCQKSKIFFIAWCPDVAKVRSKMIYASSKDRFKRELDGIQVELQATDPTEMDLDVLKSRVN, from the exons ATG gCGAATGCAGCGTCGGGAATGGCAGTCCATGATGACTGCAAGCTAAGGTTTCTGGAGCTGAAGGCAAAAAGGACACACCGTTTCATTGTCTACAAGATCGAGGAGAAGCAGAAGCAAGTGATTGTTGAGAAAGTTGGTGAACCTATCCTAACTTACGAGGACTTTGCAGCAAGTCTTCCAGCTGAAGAGTGCCGTTACGCCATTTATGATTTTGACTTTGTCACTGCTGAGAACTGCCAGAAGAGCAAGATTTTCTTCATTGCATG GTGTCCGGATGTAGCAAAGGTGAGAAGTAAGATGATCTATGCGAGCTCCAAGGACAGGTTCAAGCGTGAACTTGATGGGATTCAAGTTGAGCTTCAGGCAACTGATCCAACTGAGATGGATCTTGATGTTTTGAAAAGCCGCGtcaactaa